The window ATTTGAACTCCGTTTGGTTTTTAAACGTAAACAAGTTGAGTCCCCGGAGTTGTAAAATAACTGctgcaaaggtgttttttttttcttcgggttAGTGTGAATCAAAAAAAAGGGAATAGGAAGTAACCGTTAGCTgacatgttttgtatttttatttattgttttattcaattATACTTGGGAATGAATGTGTTCGACTCGTACACGAATCGTTCTAATGAGTCGGTTCACTGAAACCTGTcgaaaacaactgaaaaatggTTGCAAAAAGTGAATCGGTGGCAtgaaaaagaggggaaaaaaagttaaaactaagACAAAATGTGCATATGTATCGCTTTTTATTAGAATGTTAGGAACCACGAGAATCGTTTTTTGAACCGGTTCTTTTGAAAGCCTTTTACAAAAATGAGTCCGACTCCCTTCCACTGCATCTGTAGGAATGACCTGCCTGCTGTTTTAAGTGAAACTGCCTGTCTTTGTCATCTACTTCAAGTTGTCTaaccctttttgttttgtttttttcctcccaGCACCTTTTAAATCTTGATCTTCGAGAGCCAATGAATCCCTCACACACAGCTGCTGTTGGATATGGGAAGCCTGACAGTCCCTGCACCCTTTCCTCCACCAGTTCAGGACTTTCTATTGACAGCATTGAGAGTGGAATCATGAACACAAGCCACTGGGGTCCCCAGAAAGCATCGCCTCGGTCAAAGTGGAGCAAGATGTCCTTTTGGTCGGAGCGCTCCGTTAGCATGGTGGAGGGTGACACTGGAAGTCTGGGTTGGTCTTCTGCTGAACCCGGCCATTTAAAGGAGTCTTCAGTCACGTCCGGCGCCGTTTCCCTCTCCGGCTCCACGTCTTCGTTCTCTGTGACCTCTTCGCGCTATAAGACGGAGCTCTGCCGCACGTTCGCAGAAAGAGGCCTGTGCAAATACGGCGGCAAGTGTCAGTTTGCGCACGGCCCCGAAGAACTCCGAGACCTCAACCGTCACCCGAAATACAAGACCGAACCCTGCCGCACTTTCCACTCCATTGGCTTCTGCCCCTATGGCATCCGCTGCCACTTCGTGCACAACGCTGAAGATGATCACGCGCAATCCCGACCCCAGACCTGCAACCCGACTATCCAGCGGCCCCCCCTCCTCAAGCAGAGCTTCAGCTTCGCCGGGTTTCCCACAACTCCCCAACCTCTAGAAGCCCCCCTAGCGCCTTCCTCGTTCCTGTGTGCACCTTCGGTTTCGACTCCAACGTCGGCCGTCATGTCCGATCTTCTCTCCCTGGCCTTCCCCGATATAGACCCCAACACTCTTCTAGACCAGGCCCGAGACTTGCACCCTCAGTTTCTGCCGTCTCCTGACTCTGGCTACTCTCACTCGGGACTGACGCCCACTTTGTCACCCACCCGGCCCGCTCCTTCCCAGCCTGAGGTCTGCTCGCGACAGAGTCCCACTGGCGGGGGTTCCCTAGGTCTCCGAAGTCTCTCTCACACCTCTCTCTCAGACCACGAGGGTGGCAGCTGTTCTTCATCCAGCAGTACGAGCGGCTCCGAATCCTCCTCGGGACCCGAAGCCAGCGGGCGCAGGCTGCCCATCTTCAGCCAGCTTTCGGTGCCCGATGACAGCATCTTCAACGAAGGCAGCGACTCTGGCGCAAGCTTCTTCCTGTAGACTGTCGCTCCTCGCAAGGACTGAACCGTATACTGCGGTATACCTACTGTATTATTCAGCCGATACTTGAGATTTTATTTAAGTGAAACGACATGCATACGGTTTGAAGGTAGTGAATGTTGAAATGGTTCTTAAAGTGGGGTTTCATGTGCTTTTTAAGGGGAGCGATTCAccaggttttattttttgttttgatgacTGGAAAAGATAAGTGGGGAAAATGATTAACTTGAAAACCTGCAAAGTTCTGGCGTCAACGTGTGGTTTGGTAACGCATGAAGCTGTTAACTTTTAGGACGCATTTAGCAATCAGCTATTTACAAGGTCGTACTGAAATGGCCAAAGAGAGGTTATGACCAGGTCTTAAAGATCCTTTTCAATATTTGAGAAACTCCTTGTACTCTTCCTAACTAGAGACCagaatttacttttttctttttttactccgCCGTTCATGTACTACCATCATAAACCGACTGTTTCTGGATGTTTTGATGTTAGATATGAATTTATTGGGTTGTGCTAGTCTGAAATATCGGTTTGAGTTCTtccagctttttttatttatttttttgacatcaGCGTTTGGTTCGTTCCCAGACCTACTTGCCTTAAGTTTCCGAGGCTCTGTACGCGGGCCTCTGGAAGTGCACAGCTGGAACTTTCCTCGGAATGAGTTGCCTGTGTCATAGTTTTTTGATTGTGTAGCTGTTATTAATGTAAATCTAGGCAAATCCGTTTATTACTCTACAAGCCTTTAGTGGCCTTGTGTTTGGTTTAGTCGTTTTTAGAGCTGGTTCTGATATGGGTCCCTTTTTTGCATCTGATTGTCTGAAATATGCCTTTTGTTGGCTTCGTTTCATGATGGAGAGTTTCAAGTAacttaatttttccttttttatttattttattgtatttatagaaaacatgttttttgatAACGTTTGTATTAAGGTTAATATATTGATTTCTTCTCCCTGCTGCCATTCCTATTTTGTACTGAAAATAAACCCTGTTGTTGAACATTGACTCTTGGCGTTTCTCTTTATTGATTTCAgtggatggttcacccaaaaagtaCGGGTAGGGTAATCCTCACTATACTCACATTATTCCAAATTGGCTTTGATTTTTATAGAGCGAAACAAGAGTGTTTTGATCAGATTTTGTTCATATGATGAAAGTTTAAAAGGGTCAGAAACCACAAATGAAACCATTGATGTTCATTGATCTTGCAGTctaatcttttattgttttaaggaATAAACTTCTCCCAGTGTTTGAAAGAAAATGATTTCCAAAATGCTGAATGCTTGCAAAAGAGTCAGACCCAAATTTGTTCTTTTCtgccaaaaaacaaacattgaCCTGGAATTGATTTGTTGTACAATAAATAACACTTAGCATTTTAGGACTTTTTGAAGTAGTTCATCCATAGGCATTTATGACTTTATTTGCTAATTTGTGCTTTATCTTATCAGTGCTGTGGGTTTGTTGGTCCTTGATTTATTGTGGATCGTTGTTGGGGGAGGTGTGAGCAGATCACATCTAGTATGGAAAGGAGACATCCTTTTGTTTTAGCTGGTTAAC is drawn from Carassius auratus strain Wakin chromosome 40, ASM336829v1, whole genome shotgun sequence and contains these coding sequences:
- the LOC113058325 gene encoding mRNA decay activator protein ZFP36L1-like → MPSYALNQFIDLDDVLCKHLLNLDLREPMNPSHTAAVGYGKPDSPCTLSSTSSGLSIDSIESGIMNTSHWGPQKASPRSKWSKMSFWSERSVSMVEGDTGSLGWSSAEPGHLKESSVTSGAVSLSGSTSSFSVTSSRYKTELCRTFAERGLCKYGGKCQFAHGPEELRDLNRHPKYKTEPCRTFHSIGFCPYGIRCHFVHNAEDDHAQSRPQTCNPTIQRPPLLKQSFSFAGFPTTPQPLEAPLAPSSFLCAPSVSTPTSAVMSDLLSLAFPDIDPNTLLDQARDLHPQFLPSPDSGYSHSGLTPTLSPTRPAPSQPEVCSRQSPTGGGSLGLRSLSHTSLSDHEGGSCSSSSSTSGSESSSGPEASGRRLPIFSQLSVPDDSIFNEGSDSGASFFL